The Lysobacter enzymogenes DNA segment GCCCTACCCGCCCGGCACCACCGACCTGCACCACGAGGTCGAACTGGTGGTGGCGCTCGGCCGCGACGCGCCCGCCGGCGTGCTGGCGGTCGAGGACGCGCAGGCGCTGGTCTACGGCTACGCCGTCGGCCTCGACCTGACCCGCCGCGACCTGCAAGCGCAGGCCAAGGCCAAGGGCCTGCCGTGGGACACCGGCAAGTCGTTCGACCACGCCGCGCCGATCAGCGCGATCGTGCCGGCCGCCGACGTGGGCGAACTGGGCGCGCGCGCGCTGAGCCTGGAGGTCAACGGCGAGCTGCGCCAGCGCGGCACGCTCGACGACCTGGTCTGGAACGTCCCCGAAATCCTGCACGAACTCTCGCAGCTGTACGCGCTGCGCGCCGGCGACCTGATCTACATGGGCACGCCCGCCGGCGTCGCCGCGCTGCGGCCCGGCGACCGCTACCGCGCGGTGCTGGAGGGCGTGGCCGAACTGCACGGACACATCACCCCGCCCCGGCTATAGTCCGGCCCCGGCGCCGCCCGGATCGGCTGGCGCCGTCCACCGTCCTTCAGTCGTAACCTGGGAGAGAGCATGCGATGGGCATGATCAGCGAGTTCAAAGAGTTCATTGCGCGCGGCAACGTGGTCGACCTGGCGGTCGGTGTGGTCATCGGCGCGGCGTTCGGCAAGATCGTCACCGCCCTGGTCGACGGCATCGTGATGCCGGCCATCGGCTACATCACCGGCGGGGTCAGCGTCAGCGACTGGAAATACGTGCTCAAGCCCTCCCAGCTCGACGCGGCCGGCAAGGAAGTGGCCGCCGAAGTGGCGATCAAGTACGGCGCCTTCCTGCAGACCGCGATCGACTTCATCCTGATCGCGTTCGTGATCTTCATCGTCCTCAAGGCGTACAACAAGGTGCGCAAGCCGGCCGAGGCGGCGCCGGCGGCGACGCCGGAAGACGTGCTGCTGCTGCGCGAGATCCGCGATTCGCTGAAGAAGTAAGCGAGCCGCGCGTAGCCTTCGAAGGCCGCCACCTCGTGGCGGCCTTCTTCGTTTCCGGGCGCAGCCACGCATGGCCGACAAGACCGCCGCCACCGACGCCTGTTGGCGCGACTATCTCGGACGCGGCAACGGCGGCGCCGACGACTACGCCGTGTGCAGCTTCGGCGACGACCCGTGCGTCGCCGCCGCGCTGGCGGCGCCGAATCGGCAAATACGGCAAAACGATGGACGACCAAACGCGCGAACCGGCGCGGATCAAACCCCGCTGCGGCCAGCGACAAAAATCCCGCGCGTCCGGCGTGACTTTCCTCAGGTAGCGCGCCCGCCGCGGGTTGTTAAGCTCGGCGTTTCGCCTACGCCGCGCGACCTCCCGCGCGGCCGGCCAGCACGAGGAGATTGGGGATGCGCGCACCGCTGTGGGCAGCGATGGCTGCCGTGTTGTTCACGGGTTCGATCCTGGCCGGCGATGCCGCCGCCGCACAGCGCGAAACGCGCATTCCCCAGGCCGCGGTCGATGCCGCCGGCGAACTGCGCGAGCGCGCGCTGGCCAGCGACCTGGGCTTCAAGATCACCGAATCGCTGACCACCGAAGTCGGCCCGCGCCTGGCCGGCAGCGAGGCCGATGCGCGCGCGGTGGCGTGGGCGCAGGCCAAGTTCCGCGAGCTGGGCTTCGACAAGGTCTGGACCGAGCCGGTGACGTTCCCGAAATGGCAGCGCCGCAGCGAACATGCCGAAGTGCTCGGCGCCAGCGCCCAGCCGCTGCGCCTGACCGCGCTCGGCGGCAGCCCGGGCGGCACGGTCGAGGGCGAGGTCGTGCGCTTCGCCGACCTGGCCGCGCTGGAAGCGGCGCCGGCCGGCTCGCTGGCCGGCAAGATCGCCTTCGTCGACTACGTCATGCAGCGCGCCAAGGACGGCGCCGGCTACGGCCCGGGCGGCCGCGTGCGCGGCCGCGGCCCGTCGGCGGCGATCCGCGCCGGCGCGGCCGGCTTCCTGATGCGTTCGGCCGGCACCGACTCGCACCGCATGCCGCATACCGGCATCACCCGTTTCGACGAAGGCCTGACCCCGGTCCCGTCGGCGGCGCTGTCGGCGCCCGACGCCGACCAGCTCGCGCGCCTGACCGCGCGCGGCGCCACCCGCGTGCGCGTGGCCCTGGATTGCGGCTGGGACGGACAGGCCACCTCGTACAACGTCATCGGCGAGATCCGCGGCAAGGGCAAGCCCGACGAAGTGGTGATCATCGGCGGCCACCTGGATTCCTGGGACCAGGGCACCGGCGCGATCGACGACGCCGCCGGCGTCGGCCTGACCATGGCCGCGGCCAAGCTGATCGGCCAGAGCAAGCTGCGTCCGGCGCGCACCGTGCGGGTGATCGCCTTCGCCAACGAAGAGCAGGGCTTGTACGGCGGCAAGGCTTACGCGGACAAGCACGCGGCCGACGTGCGCAAGCATCAGATCGGCGCGGAGAGCGACTTCGGCGCCGGCCGCATCTATGCCTATTCCAGCTCGGCGCCGGACTACGCCCAGGCCGCCGACAAGCAGATCGCCGATGCGCTGGCGCCGCTGGGCATCGAGCACACGCCCGGCAAGGGCGGCCCGGGCCCGGACATCGGCCCGTTCGCGGCCAAGGGCCTGGCCTGGGCGCGGCTGGCGCAGGACGGCAGCGACTACTTCGATTACCACCACACGCCCGACGACACCCTCGACAAGATCGATCCCAAGGCGCTGGCGCAGAACGTCGCCGCGTACGCGGTGTTCGCCTACCTGGCGGCTTCGGCCGACGGCGACTTCGGCAGCGCGCCGAAGCAGGTGTCGCCGCCGGAGGAGTGAGCCCCGGCCGACGCCGGACGCTCCGCTTGCAGCAGCAGGAGCTGCAGGCCGATGCCTTGGCTCTTGTGCAAGAGCTCCCAGGCCAATGGCCTTGGCTCTCGTGGGAGGGCCTTCAGGCCCGATGCTCTCCGCTCAGATCGCCGCGACCTGAGCGGAGAGCATCGGGCCTGAAGGCCCTCCCACAAAAGCATCCAGCCCCCCACAAGCGCATCGCCTTCGCGGCCTCGCCGCGAAGCCATCGGCGCCGCGCGCCGGAACCGTAGCCGCCCTCACGCTTTGCCGCGCGCACCCTGCCCTGTCCGCGCGCCGCTTTGCGTTATTTCCGGAACAGCGCGCCGTCCGGCTCGCCCTTCCGGAGCCGCCCTTGCGATGACCGACGTCCGCGACGCCGCCGCCGAACCCACGCAGCGCCGCGACGACGGCCGGGCGCCCGGCGCCGACGCGGCCTCGCCGCAGCGCGCGTTGGCGGCGCTGCAGCGATCGCTGCGCGAGGCCACCGTGGCCCTGGGGGCGCGCGCGCTGGCGCAACAGGGCGAAGCGGCGTTGCGCGCCGACGCGGTCCTCGCCCATGGCCTGAGCCGGTTGAAAGCCCACCTGTCCGCGGCCGGCGACGGTCCGCACGCACCCGAGGCGACCATGAGCGAGAACACCGACACCGACGACACCGACGGCACCGCGGCGACGCCGAACGCCTCCGCGGGCGCGCACGCCGGAAGCAACGGCAGCGCCCCGCCGCCGGCCGGCGACGATGCCGATCCGTCCCAGCCCGAGCCGGAGGAACTGCTCGAACGCCTGCGCGCCGCGCTCGCCGGCGGCGAGCCGTATCGCTACGGCGGGATCAACCAGCAGATCGAATCGGCGCTCAAGCAATCCAACGAAGCCGTGCTCGGCGCGGCCGGCGAATTCGCCTACGGCCACCGCGCCGCCACCGACGCGTTCGCGTCCGGGCTGCGCAAGGTCTCCGACGCGCAGCACCGGCAGAACCTGCAGACCCTGCAGGCCGCCGCGCTGGCGGTCTGCCTGGACGCGATGCTCAAGCAGCCGGATCAGGCCGAGGAGTACGCCGGCCTGCTCGAAGCGATCAAGCACATCGTCTGAGCGGCGCATGCCGCTGTCGTGGGAGGGCCTTCAGGCCCGATGCTTTTGTTTCAGATCGCCGCGGACTGAGCGGAAAGCGTCGGGCCTGAAGGCCCTCCCACCAAGAAACTGCAGCGCCTGCACAGACGACGGCGCTGGCGGTCCGCTTGGAAGCGATGCTTAAGCAGCCGGATCCGGCCCAGGAATACATCGGCCTGCTCGAAGCGATCAACCGCGTCTTCTCAGCAGCGAGCGCCGCTGTCATGCAAGGGCATCTTCTAGTGGCGAGCGCCGCTGTTGTGGGAGGGCCTTCAGGCCCGACGCTTTTGTTCCAGATCGCCACGAATTGAGCGAAAAGCATCGGGCCTGAAGGCCCTCCCAGCAAGCACCCGCAACACCAAGACGCGATCGCGATCGCCAGCGCTCAGCGCCGCGACCGCCACGCCGCCAGCAACACCGCGGTCGCGGCGGCCACGTTGAGGCTTTCCACCCGCCCGGTGCCGGGAATCGACAAGCGCCGGTCGCAGGCGGCGGCCAGTTCGCGGTCCATGCCTTCGCCTTCGGCGCCGAGCACGTAGATCAGGCGCGGCGGCAGCGGCGCGGCGAACACGTCCTCGCCGCCGCCGACCACGGTCGCGGCCAGCTCGAAGCCGGCACCGCGCAGCTGGGCGACGGCGTTGTCGCTGCGGCCCAGGCGCACCATCGGCACCGCTTCGGCGCCGCCCTCGGCCACGCGCGCGGCCGCGCCCGACAGGGCCAGGGTCGAGTCCTTCGGCAACAACACCGCGGCCACGCCGAAATGCGCGGCCGAGCGCAGGATCGCGCCGAGGTTGTGCGGGTTGCCGACGCCGTCGAGCCACAGCGCCAGCTGCGGCCCCGCGGGCAGGTCGCGCAGCCAGCTCGACAGCGGCGCGGGTTCTTCGCGCAACACTTCGGCGACCACGCCTTCGTGGTGGCCGCTGGCGGCGAGCTTGTCCAGGTCGGCGCTCTCGACCACGCGATAACCGACGCGGTTGGCCACGCACCAGGCCAGCAGCGGCTGCAGTTGCGGAATGCGCGGCGCGTCCAGGTACAGCTTGCGCAGCGCCTGCGGCCGCTGCGCGAACACCGCGCGCACCGCGTTCAGGCCGTACAGGCGGATCTCGGCGTCGCGACGGGCGCGCTGCGGGTGCGGCGCGCCGGCGCCTGCGTCGCCCTGGTCTTCGTCGTCGTGGCGGCGGTGGCCGCGCTCGTGACGCTCGTGATGGCGGCCGCGCGGGCGCTCGTCGTGCTCGACCTCGTCGTGGCGCGCGCGCTGGTCGCGGCGCTGCTCGCGCGAATGCGGGTGATGCGAGCCGCCGCGTTCGCGCCACGGGCCCTGCCCGTCGCCGCCGGCGGGCGCGCCGGCGCCGCCCTGACCGCTGTGAGCGCCCGGGCCGCCTGGGCCGCCCTGACGGCTTTGGCCGCCCTGGCCGGGGCCGCCATCGCCTCGGGGCGCGCCCGGTCCGCGCTGCCCGCCGCCCGCGCCATAGGGACTGCCGGGCGGCTTGCGCGGGCCGCGCGGGGGATCGTCACGTCGCATCTTGCAGGCTCCTTCTCGCCTTCGCGAACACACGCAGGTCGTGCACGTGCCCGTGCTTGTACACGGCGCAACGCTGCACGCCCTCTTCTTCGAAACCGTTCTTCAACAGCACCCGCGCCGAGGCCGGGTTGTCGTCGAGCACCATCGCGCACAGCCGGTACAGCTGCAGCCGCTGCATCGCCCACGGCGCGAACGCCGCGACCACCCGGGTCATCAGCCCCGCGCCCCACAAGCGCTGCCCGAGCCAGTAACCGAATTCGGCGCCGTGGCCGCGTTCGCCGCGTCCGGGGTGCGCGCCGATGCCGCCGACCGCGCGGCCGTCGACTTCGATGGCGAACACCGGATGCTCGAGATCGATGACCTGGCCTTCGAGAAAACGCTCGCCGTCCTCGCGCGTGTACGGGTACGGGAAACGGTCGCTGAGCGCGCGCGAGACCTGGGCGTCGTCGGCGTGGACGAGCAGGCTGTCGAGGTCGTCGCGGCGCCAGGGACGCCGCACGAATCCCTCGCCCTGCGGCGGCGGGAGGGTGGCGGGATCGGGGTTCATGCGGGTAGCCTAATTTCGCCGTCGCCGCGCTGCAAACGCCGCCGCCGCGGCATGGCCAGGAGCGGCGCATGCGGACCTACCCGATCGAAGAAATCCACAGCGGCGAAGACGACGGCTGCCTGTGGGTGAGCCTGGGGTTCGCGTCCGAACACCGGCCGCTGGACGTGCTGCACATCGTCTGCGCGCTGCGGCCCGACGCCCAGGACCGCGCCTTGGGCATGGCCGCGATCTACCTGGAACGCGACGACCAGAGCCGCGGCGGCTACGCCGGCGCCGACCGCATCCATGCCGGCGAACAGGCGGTCGCGCTCGAGCTCAACGACCACGGCCGCCGCAGCCTGGAATTCGATGCCGCGCTGCGGCTGACCTGGACGGACGCGCAGGCCGGCAAGCGCGAGGCCCTGGCGATCCTGGCGCGCATGAGCGGATACGAGTGCGGGCGCGTGGTCGAGTGCGAGCCGGCGGCGGGCGCATCCCGCACCAGCACAGGCACAGGCACAGGCACAGGCACAGGCACCACCACAGCCTGACGGACCGCCTACGTCCCGTACCGCCGCACCGGCCCCGCCTCACCGACGCTCCATTCCCCGGATTTACCGACATGAAGATGTACATCCTCGTCCGCGACGACGTGCCGCTGGGCTTCGCCATGGTCGCCGTCGCCCATGCCTCGCTGGCCGCCTACCTCAAGTTCCGCGACGCGCCGGAAACCGCGCAATGGCTCGACGGCCCGTTCTTCAAGGCGGTGTGCAAGGCCAATGCCCGCGAGTTCGAGAACGCCAAGGCGGTCGAGGACCATGTCGTGCTGACCGAATCGGCGTTGGACGGGCGCGAGGTCGCGATCGCGTTCAAACCGCGCGAGGAGTGGCCGAAGATGTTCAAGTTCCTGCGCCTGTACAAGGACGCCTGACCGCCCGGTTTCTCCCTGTAGGAGCGGCGCGAGCCGCGACCGCGACAACTCAACTACGACGAAACCGACGGCGTAATCGCATTGTCGCGGTCGCGGCTCGCGCCGCTCCTACAGGGGCTGTCGGGATTACGCGTGGCCGCCGGCTTGCGGAGTGTCCTGCTCCAGCCGCTCGAGTTCCTGCGCCACCGCTTCGGGCGATTTGGTGAACCGCGCCAGCAGCACATAGAACGCCGGCACGATGAACAGCGACAGCAGGGTCGAGAACGACACGCCGAAGATCACCACGATACCGATGGTCGCGCGGCTGGCCGAGCCGGGACCGCCGGCCAGCACCAGCGGCACCGCGCCGACCACGGTCGCGATCGAGGTCATCAGGATCGGCCGCAGGCGCACCGCCGAGGATTCGACGATGGCCTGGTGGATGCTGCGGCCTTCGTCGCGCAGCTGGTTGGCGAATTCGACGATGAGGATGCCGTTCTTCGCCGCCAGCCCGACCAGCATGACGATGCCGATCTGGCTGAACAGGTTCAGCGTGCCGCCGGTCATCCACAGCCCGAGCAAGGCGCCGAGCACGCCCAGCGGCACGGTCAGCATGATCACGAACGGGTGGATGAAGCTTTCGAACTGCGCGGCCAGCACCAGGTACACCACCAGCAGCGCCAGGGTGAAGGTCATCAGCACCGCGCCGCCGGCCTTCTGGTATTCGCGCGATTCGCCCTTCCAGTCGATCTGGGCGTGTTCGGGCAGTTCCTCGGCGACGACCTGGTTCAACCACGCGATCGCCTCGCCGACGGTATAGCCCGGGGCGACCCCGGCGCTGACGGTGATCGCGCGCAGGCGGTTGAAGCGGTTGAGGCTGCCGGCTTCGGCCAGTTCCTTCAGCGTGACCAGATTGGACAGCGGCACCAGGCCGCCGTCGCGCGCGCGCACCTGGATCGCGGCGAGGTCGGCCGGCGAGGCGCGCAGGTCGCGGTCGGCCTGCACCATCACGTCGTATTCCTCGCCGTTCTGGACGAAGGTGGTGACCCGGCGCGAGCCCATCAGGGTCTCCAGCGCGTGGCCGATGTCGGTGACGCTGACGCCGAGGTCGGCGGCGCGCTGGCGGTCGATCTCGACCCGCATCTGCGGCCGGGTTTCCTTGTAGTCCGAGTCGGCCGAGAACAGGCCCTTGTTCTGCTCGATCCGGGCCAGGATGCGGTCGCGCCACTGCGCCAGTTCGGCGTACTCGGGGCCGCCGAGCACGATCTGGATCGGCTGGCCGCGGGTGCGCACCAGGCCGCCGCCGACCTGCGGCAGCGCGCGCACGCTCGGCAGCGCGCCGAGCTCCGCGCGCAGGCTGTCGGCGACCTGCGCGGTGCTCTTCTCGCGCTGCTTCCAGTCCTGCAGGAACACCGCGATGCGGCCGGTGTGCATCTCCTCGCTGGCGCCGAAGCCGCCGGGCACGCGCGGGTTGTAGCGCTGGATGGTCTGGTCCGGGCCGGTATGCGCGGCGACGATCTTCTCGACTGCCTGCACCTGCTTGACGGTGTAGTCGAAGCCGGCGCCTTCCGGGCCCTGGATCGAGATCTGGAACGAGCCGCGGTCCTCCTGCGGCGCCAGTTCCGACGGCACCAGCTTGAACAGGCCGAAGCTCAGCGCCAGCGCCGCCAGCAGCAGCGCGCCGAACAGCCACGGCCGCTCGACCGTGCGGTCGAGCAGGCCGCGATAGCCGTTGGACAGCGCATCCAGGCGCGCATTGATCCAGCGATTGACCGGATTGGATTTTTCCTGGCTGTGCGGGCGCACGAACTTGGACGACATCATCGGCGTCAGGGTCAGCGCCACGAACGCCGACAGCGCGACCGCGCCGGCCAGCGCCACCGACAGTTCGCGGAACAGCCGTCCGGTATTGCCTTCCATGAAACCGACCGGCAGGAACACCGCCACCAGCACCGCGGTGGTGGCGATCACCGCGAACGCGACCTGCTTGGTGCCGCGCGCGGCCGCGACCAGCGCCGGTTCGCCGAGGTCGGCGCGGCGCTGGATGTTCTCCAGCACCACGATCGCGTCGTCCACGACCAGGCCGATGCACAGCACCAGCGCCAGCAGGGTCAGCAGATTGATCGAGAAGCCGAACGCGTACAGCGGAATGAACGCGGCGATCAGGCACACCGGCACCGTCACCGCCGGGATCAGCGCGGCGCGGAAGCTGCCGAGGAACAGCCAGATCACGATCAGCACCAGGACCACGGCCTCGACCAGGGTGTGATAGACCCGCTCCACCGCCGATTCGATGAACACGGTGGTGTCGAAGGCGACGAAGATGTCGGTGCCTTCGGGCAGGGTCGGGCGGATCTTGTCGGCCTCCGCGCGCACCGCGCGGGCGACGTCGAGGCTGTTGGCGGTGGACGTCTTGACGATGCCCAGGCCGATGTTCGGCTCGCCGTTGCTGCGGTAGTAAGCGCGGCGCTCGGCCGACTGCAGCTCGATCCTGGCCACGTCGCCGAGCCGCACCACGTAGCCGTCGGCGCCCTTCTTCAGCGGGATCTGGGCGAAGTCGGCGGGCTTCTGGTAGCTGCGCGCGACCCGCAGGGTGAAGTCGCGCGATTGCGATTCGATCCGCCCGGCCGGCAGCTCGACGTTCTCCGAGCGCAGCGCGTTCTCGACTTCGTTGACGGTGATGTCGCGCGCGGCCAGCGCGTCCTGGTCCAGCCAGATGCGCATGGCGTAGCGCTGCTGGCCGCCGATGCGGACCTGGGCGACGCCGTCGACCGAGGACAGCCGGTCCACCACGTAGCGGTCGGCGTAATCCGACAGCTGCAGGGTGTCCATCTTCTTCGAGCTCATGTTGAGCCACAGCACCGGGTCGGAGTCGCTCTCGACCTTCTCGACTTCCGGCGGATCGGCCTCGTCGGGCATGCGGTCCATGACCCGGCTGACCGCGTCGCGCACGTCGTTGGCGGCGGCTTCGATGTCGCGCTGCAGGGTGAACTCGATGCTGACCGAGGCGCGGCCGTTGACGCTGCGCGATTCGATGGTCTCGATGCCCTCGATGCCGGCGAGCGCGTCTTCCAGCACCTGGGTGATGCGGGTTTCCACCACCGCCGCCGAGGCGCCGGGATAGGTCACGTCGACCGAGACGATCGGCGGGTCGATCGCCGGCAGCTCGCGCAGGGTCAGGCGCGAGAACGCCATGATCCCGAGCACGATCAGCAGCAGGCTCATGACCGTGGCGAACACCGGCCGGCGGATGGAGACGTCGGACAGCATCATCGCCGCGCGCTCCGCTTGCCCTTGCCCTTGCCGCCGCCGTCGCCCTGGGCCGCGCCGCGGCGCGCGTGCGGGCCGCGCCGGGCGGGCACGTAGACCGGCGCGCCGGGCTTGTCTTCAGCCTCGCCCGCGGCGGACGCGCGCGGCTTCAGTCCGGGCACCACCGCGCGCAGCCACTTCAGCAAGCCGGCCTCAGCCATTGCGGCCGTCCTTGGCGGCGCCGGACGGCGCGCCGGCTTCGCGCGCCGGCGCGCCGGCGGCCTGCACCTTGCTGCCGGCGCGCAGCTTGCCGGTGCCGTCGACGACGATGGTGTCGCCGACCGCGAGGCCGTCGAGGATCTCGGCCAGCCCCTGCCGGCGCGAGCCGACCTGGACGTCGGCGCGCTCGACCGTGGCGTCGGGCTTGAGCCGGTAGACATAGGAATCGTTGCCGACCTGCACCACCGAGATCTCCGGCACCAGCAGCGCCTGCCGCTCGGGCTGGATCAGGGTCACCTGCACCAGCATGC contains these protein-coding regions:
- a CDS encoding fumarylacetoacetate hydrolase family protein, which translates into the protein MSDVVAAAPATRIPVRGQGLAADAAFPVHRVYCVGRNFADHAREMGAAVPTSAADRGRPTFFLKPTDALATGEAVPYPPGTTDLHHEVELVVALGRDAPAGVLAVEDAQALVYGYAVGLDLTRRDLQAQAKAKGLPWDTGKSFDHAAPISAIVPAADVGELGARALSLEVNGELRQRGTLDDLVWNVPEILHELSQLYALRAGDLIYMGTPAGVAALRPGDRYRAVLEGVAELHGHITPPRL
- the mscL gene encoding large-conductance mechanosensitive channel protein MscL; translation: MGMISEFKEFIARGNVVDLAVGVVIGAAFGKIVTALVDGIVMPAIGYITGGVSVSDWKYVLKPSQLDAAGKEVAAEVAIKYGAFLQTAIDFILIAFVIFIVLKAYNKVRKPAEAAPAATPEDVLLLREIRDSLKK
- a CDS encoding M20/M25/M40 family metallo-hydrolase, with translation MAAVLFTGSILAGDAAAAQRETRIPQAAVDAAGELRERALASDLGFKITESLTTEVGPRLAGSEADARAVAWAQAKFRELGFDKVWTEPVTFPKWQRRSEHAEVLGASAQPLRLTALGGSPGGTVEGEVVRFADLAALEAAPAGSLAGKIAFVDYVMQRAKDGAGYGPGGRVRGRGPSAAIRAGAAGFLMRSAGTDSHRMPHTGITRFDEGLTPVPSAALSAPDADQLARLTARGATRVRVALDCGWDGQATSYNVIGEIRGKGKPDEVVIIGGHLDSWDQGTGAIDDAAGVGLTMAAAKLIGQSKLRPARTVRVIAFANEEQGLYGGKAYADKHAADVRKHQIGAESDFGAGRIYAYSSSAPDYAQAADKQIADALAPLGIEHTPGKGGPGPDIGPFAAKGLAWARLAQDGSDYFDYHHTPDDTLDKIDPKALAQNVAAYAVFAYLAASADGDFGSAPKQVSPPEE
- a CDS encoding DUF6053 domain-containing protein is translated as MGGPSGPMLLFQIAAD
- a CDS encoding GNAT family N-acetyltransferase is translated as MNPDPATLPPPQGEGFVRRPWRRDDLDSLLVHADDAQVSRALSDRFPYPYTREDGERFLEGQVIDLEHPVFAIEVDGRAVGGIGAHPGRGERGHGAEFGYWLGQRLWGAGLMTRVVAAFAPWAMQRLQLYRLCAMVLDDNPASARVLLKNGFEEEGVQRCAVYKHGHVHDLRVFAKARRSLQDAT
- a CDS encoding Imm10 family immunity protein, which codes for MRTYPIEEIHSGEDDGCLWVSLGFASEHRPLDVLHIVCALRPDAQDRALGMAAIYLERDDQSRGGYAGADRIHAGEQAVALELNDHGRRSLEFDAALRLTWTDAQAGKREALAILARMSGYECGRVVECEPAAGASRTSTGTGTGTGTGTTTA
- a CDS encoding peptidyl-tRNA hydrolase, whose protein sequence is MKMYILVRDDVPLGFAMVAVAHASLAAYLKFRDAPETAQWLDGPFFKAVCKANAREFENAKAVEDHVVLTESALDGREVAIAFKPREEWPKMFKFLRLYKDA
- a CDS encoding efflux RND transporter permease subunit, whose product is MMLSDVSIRRPVFATVMSLLLIVLGIMAFSRLTLRELPAIDPPIVSVDVTYPGASAAVVETRITQVLEDALAGIEGIETIESRSVNGRASVSIEFTLQRDIEAAANDVRDAVSRVMDRMPDEADPPEVEKVESDSDPVLWLNMSSKKMDTLQLSDYADRYVVDRLSSVDGVAQVRIGGQQRYAMRIWLDQDALAARDITVNEVENALRSENVELPAGRIESQSRDFTLRVARSYQKPADFAQIPLKKGADGYVVRLGDVARIELQSAERRAYYRSNGEPNIGLGIVKTSTANSLDVARAVRAEADKIRPTLPEGTDIFVAFDTTVFIESAVERVYHTLVEAVVLVLIVIWLFLGSFRAALIPAVTVPVCLIAAFIPLYAFGFSINLLTLLALVLCIGLVVDDAIVVLENIQRRADLGEPALVAAARGTKQVAFAVIATTAVLVAVFLPVGFMEGNTGRLFRELSVALAGAVALSAFVALTLTPMMSSKFVRPHSQEKSNPVNRWINARLDALSNGYRGLLDRTVERPWLFGALLLAALALSFGLFKLVPSELAPQEDRGSFQISIQGPEGAGFDYTVKQVQAVEKIVAAHTGPDQTIQRYNPRVPGGFGASEEMHTGRIAVFLQDWKQREKSTAQVADSLRAELGALPSVRALPQVGGGLVRTRGQPIQIVLGGPEYAELAQWRDRILARIEQNKGLFSADSDYKETRPQMRVEIDRQRAADLGVSVTDIGHALETLMGSRRVTTFVQNGEEYDVMVQADRDLRASPADLAAIQVRARDGGLVPLSNLVTLKELAEAGSLNRFNRLRAITVSAGVAPGYTVGEAIAWLNQVVAEELPEHAQIDWKGESREYQKAGGAVLMTFTLALLVVYLVLAAQFESFIHPFVIMLTVPLGVLGALLGLWMTGGTLNLFSQIGIVMLVGLAAKNGILIVEFANQLRDEGRSIHQAIVESSAVRLRPILMTSIATVVGAVPLVLAGGPGSASRATIGIVVIFGVSFSTLLSLFIVPAFYVLLARFTKSPEAVAQELERLEQDTPQAGGHA